The sequence aaaaaataacaacacgtttcattcatcgatattatttGCCCAACAAAGAAATTTGTTGGCATGTTTACCGCATTTGAAAATAGGTCTCCCCTCATCTCTAGGGCGACTCAATTGGTAGAGCAGTCCTACGGATTGGAGAACGTTTCGTTATTCCATTCATCTATCATCTTAATTTGTTTTCCACCGATCATTTACATTAAAATTGAACTAAGTAGATCACTTATAACAAAAGGTTCTGTATGCAGTTGCTTGATTTTGCTAAACGTTTAAACGAGCAAAATGAAATCACTGATTAAGCGAGATACTCATCAGCTTTCAGGAACTCAAAGTGCAATACAACATAAGCACTCTTCCATTAACAGGACACTATTTACTATTGCACATGGAAACATACgaattgtaatttttgtaatgtgCCAGAGATGATACAAGTAGTATGAATGCTTCATATTTCACTCTTATCACATGTAATGTTGATAAACATTCACGCGTATAAATAACGAATTGATAATTGAATACTCATCATTGATGTTGTACCCGTCGCTGGATTTGTGTAGTAATTGAAAAGGGTAAATTTTCCCAGACAAAATGGATGAATCGGTTAGTTACTGGTTGCTTTCGATCGTGTTGGTCCTATCAATGTTGTTCGTTTTGGAACTGGTGCAAAGAAAAGGACGACTGTTCCGTGCTTTGAATAAATTCGGAGGACCCCCAGTTCGTCCTTTCATTGGAACATTGGGAGAAATAATGTTCATGAACCAAGGTAAATGAATTATTAAGCATGTACTACCCACTAAACATTGATGGAACCGTTTGTAGCGAAAACATTTCGATATGCACGTATTTGGGCCAAGCGATACAAAGGTTCATACCGATTCCTTTGGTACAATTGGTTCTATGTGCTGAATGTGGTGCGGGTACGTGAAGCTGAGCCGTTGTTATCGAGTACAAAGAACATCGATAAGAGTCGATTCTATGGCTTCCTGCATCCACTGTTGGGTTTGGGATTGTTGAATAGCACTGGTCAAAAATGGATGCATCGACGCCGAATCCTAACACCTACATTTCATTTCAACATACTCAACGGCTTCCATCAAACTTTTGTCGAAGAATGTGATCAATTAATCGCTGCCCTGTCCGAAGATGCCAGCTCCGGAAAAGCAACCAAACTACAACCGGTGATGTCTAGGTTTACTCTGAGTACAATTTGCGGTAAGTTCTGTTTGGGGTATGCATTTTAAACTTCTGCACTATTATTGTTATCCTTACAGAGACATCTATGGGTGTAAAATTATCAACGATGGCAGGAGCTGATGAATATCGACAGAAACTATACGAAATCGGAGAAATGCTGGTTCATCGACTCATGCGACCATGGCTGCACAATAATTTGGCATGCATTCTCACGGGTTATCAGAACGCTTTGCAGAAATTGTTGCTTCCAGTTCACTTTTTTACCACTGGTATTATTAATCAACGAAGGCAGGAGTTCCAGCAAACTACGGTTGATAAAGCCGaaatcatcaccgaagaaaatcTGTAACatatttcatttgtaatccatCAATTGATTGCTAAATGAATTCTTTTTCTGTAGTTATACAAGCACAAAGAAACGATATGCTATGCTGGACTCGTTGTTACTAGCGGAACAGAAGCAACAAATCGATGGTGAAGGAATCCGGGAAGAAGTTGATACGTTTACCTTTGAAGGACACGACACAACCGCATCGGCATTGGTGTTCATATTTTTCACTCTAGCTAGAGAGCAACAGGTTCAAGAGCGCATTTATGAGGAAATCTGTGAAGTGCAAAATCGAAAATCAGTCAAAGATGAACCATTCAATTCACAGGACTACGCCGACATGAACTTCATGGATCGTGCGATCAAAGAATGTCTCCGGCTCTGGCCCCCGGTGCCATTCATTTCGCGAACAGTGTCCGAAGATATTGTACTGTCCGATGGGAACATCATACCGGCGGGTGTCATTGTTAACATTCACATCTTCGATTTGCATCGAGATCCGGAACAGTTTCCTGATCCTGACGTTTTTGATGCGGATCGTTTTCTACCGGAGAACGTAGACCGTCGAAATCCGTATGCGTACGTTCCGTTCAGCGCAGGACCACGGAACTGTATCGGACAGAAGTATGCAATGATGGAGCTTAAGGCTGTTGTCACACATACGTTACGGCAGTTCAGGGTTCTGCCGAAAACTCGTCTAGAAGAGATCAATTTTGTAGCGGATCTAGTGCTGCGTAGTACTAATCCGATTGAGGTGAAATTCGTGAAAAGAACGGCAAACTAACCAGTGCGAAGCAGAAGTTAGAATTTAGGTTTGATAGATCGCAACGAAGAGTAAAATATTGGAATAATAAAGTTTTAGGTTTAAACCGTATTTGTATCCATATGCTGCAAGGTACGATCAAGAATACTTAGGCTGTGAACAATTTCGCGGTGAATTTTAAGTTTTGGTGAaacctgacacttgagtggttattttgtgtcgattagttaaatttaaactaaaactgcggcccatttcaaagtttgacggacggaaagttatttgggtttgtggaaataatttcaactagagaattaatattagaattttcaatgcaagatttttttcagtgtccgaaaataaccatcaatctgtcaaaaataaccatgctctggagcagggttatttttgacagcatCAAAATAatcgctcgagtgtcagatttcaaccaaaagttaaaattaactgcGAAATGCATTTCTGAGTTTTACTTTTTCCTGTGAAAAACAAAGTCTATCATCTGACTAGGTGACCAGTTTCAACTGCTACAGCACTAATGATTCCAAGGCGAAAGGggggaaaatcgatcatttgtcTGATAAGAACTCCTGTGTCTCAGTCGATAAACGGACGTTTTTTGTAATCGGATGATTCTCGGTTGAATTCTCTGTTGccaatatttattattttctacaTTAATTTTCAAACCATGTACTTTACAATCGCGCGTAAAAATCGTAACCTCTCAGAAAACTAATGaaccctatgtgcgggtttAAGAATCTAACCCAGACAGACTGCGTGAGGAGTAACATCGCACTATAtcccagaggtggaaataagcccattttgcgcacgaaaatgtgaatcataATTTCCTATTGTAAATCAGAAAACCGAACacagtgaattaaaaaaattgcgtgacaaaactaaatatttttttaaattttgggaTCTGTATATTGCACAGAGTAGCAGTAAACCTTATGCATTAACTCTCCGATGAATCCCCGATCTCAATATaacatttttgtaattttgtaagaATATTAAACCCAACATTTTTTTGCTGTTGTGTTTTCTAAgacttgtttattaattttcctAGGCGTACGacacaattgttaataattaggttttcaaaagcgGGGTAAAGTATCTGTaagtaacaagtgtttatctaacagcgttgttgtgataaagttaaccttgtttaagatgaaaaagatttgatgacaaattagaaaatgtttatgaatggtcatctcgtaatctttcaggtatgcgcaaaaattttatgcttcaaattcgatcattgatttacttccagcaaacTGTTTTACttgcagctgtttgataccgatgatgatcttcatgcattagcaataaaacgctttttgacatgaatttaatttataaaagtaacaggagcgaagggtttcaaacacacagaacgcgctgcgattgaatggcgcgtttgaattgccgtcgcaaaattccaattcccagcggttaatGCACCCAAGTTCATATAAAttaactaaaattatcagtgcataactttagctcaaccgtttgaaggcatcatctttcaatattcattttaggtaaatttaataatttcgctaatttactcgcccctccgggcacttatgctgattaaaaacgtttttctacatcaatcatttccgatcgaatcagaagtatatttttagaatttagatctttactgatctcgacttgacatgagcATGtttataccaaaataaaaatcacttagagatcagatcagttctgatttcgtaatgataaattattccttggttaagatcacttgaaatcagcagtgatcggtggtttacccaaccctaatgatattacatgtcaatttaAAATACTATTTATATTTTAAcagcgatatttatttcatgaatctcaacataccgaacttatttcaaaaagatcatgacgtgtatcagtaagtatattttgattattttcgcaaaacaATAACatcgttcgagttgattcaactatttgcaatgcctaaaacaaataaaaccgattttttttttcaactaacagaattttgtttcaataacaacaccggttatttcaactaaaatatttgttgaaattgaaaggtatgtgtccacACTaattaacagtttttttttcaaacagttaaattagttgtttcaaccatcgtttctgctaatcgaaaaacaaaaatgacagtttagtcaaaacaacaatcgattagttgtaccaaattttaaccaatcgaattcagaaaatcaactaatattctgattgaaatgggatcgcgggtggttccgtgtaaaacatttttatctCTTAACCATTCAAATATGATCTAGATTTAAATAGAGTAATCACGTTAGtaattataattatattaaattaattttCGAAACCTGATCATAAATTTTCACACTTTAATGAAGTTTGATTCCGAAAAATACTATCGAACTTAATTCgtcaatgtaaaaatatctgatttctatacaattagattaaaatgaaaggttcgtcatcaatatccagtattcaaaaatcttttagattttagattaatACAGCAGACGACTTTGaatctgttagataaaatacCTAACATTCAATATGTGGCATGAATCCTGCAGCCGAGGGAAACACGTAgaaagtttccatgcaaaaatcaaaacatttgcTCTGATGgtcttgatcgattttcacgaactttggTTCAAATCAAAGTtatttggaattgaattttattcagattcaacttcctattcttccgggggttagacgtgagccgagactttattcgtgtaatgtcaaggctcatgtctaatcattatatgttcagcgcgcatcttcgtcgtgtggggctcgctgagagtggtgtctgcgtttgcggtgagggttatcatgacatcgaacatgttgtttggacatgtgtcgagtattgtgatgccaggtcccaactcataggttcccttcgggcccgaggtataccacccttcgtaccagtccgcgacgtcttggcaactcgaaatcttccttatatgactctcatctataacttcttgaaaactatcaatgctcaaatttagtgctctccctatctctttctcgtctacagctctaccgcactcttctttacgttgctggaagtatggcctgtgtaaacgatgcttcggagcatgcacctgccttgaactgactgagttgctggaagctacccaaaaacgtcacatcaactagctacccaaaaacgtcacatcaggaagctacccaaaaacgtcagaacacaccaacgaagcatcccaatccagaataatctcttcattgctacaagctgaaaaacatgaagattcatcgaacgcaaaatgtgtctaaaagatgtatgccacaaaccaatgatgtattcaaatttcaattcaatactgtgtaggtcccaccctccctatgtccccttactaactggggagtatgccgccccgtaatacggcatccctttctctccccctaacaacaagacaatcggccacgttaagctaaagcaaatgagcctaataaaaaattttatttgaaaaaaaaaaaaaaaaaaacttcctatTCTGCTCTTCCAGAATTATGAGACTTTTAACCTTGTGGTTATTCACCTCTCTGGATCAGAAAAACtctgcaaaaaaaattgaaactggcATAACggttataaatcttcaaaactagtcTCACATATACATTTCAAATTACCTCTTATGTCGAATATATAAACAGAAtaaggattaaaaaaaaatatggcgAGTTTGATTTTTCTGCTTACGTTTAGCCGAGAATCTACGAATATTTTAGGtatcattttttaaaatttttccatcTAGTTAGAAAGCGATACTCATATGTAAAAGATCCTGTagttgaattcttgaacttaACAAGCAGTGAAACTGTTAACTTCGAAGATACTCTTAAATCAGGGCTGGAAAAATCAAATATTACTATTTGAcattcccgggttggcggctctGTGCATAGGAcgatggtcttacaagccagttgtcgtatgttcgaaccccgtatttgatttatagaagtaacaggagtgcagcatttagcgcagcgtttgaattggcgtagcaaaatTCTGCATTCCTGTTACTTTTCtgaatgatattcaagctaaatagggtaatattaatcagctgcatagcacgctttgtgattggacatgttttccttatcattataattattattcatagcagcatgtatgttaatattattagctgattatattgatgatattactccatcacgacggtattactgaataaatttcaaacacatCACGAAGCATGGGATTTCGTTGCGACCGATGAAATGAACTCTcctaacgagcctaaaatgattgatatcggataatccatatccgagaaaattgagcggtaatcagttttgacgtttacgtcacttataccattatatcaccggaaccgtaagtgacagccatttgaacttcaaaactgtttaatgaacacagagtagcattgaaacgagcctaactttgttgaaatgttgaagcCGAATCAGATATTGATACTGATaacatttttaaattg comes from Malaya genurostris strain Urasoe2022 chromosome 3, Malgen_1.1, whole genome shotgun sequence and encodes:
- the LOC131437946 gene encoding cytochrome P450 4C1-like, yielding MDESVSYWLLSIVLVLSMLFVLELVQRKGRLFRALNKFGGPPVRPFIGTLGEIMFMNQAKTFRYARIWAKRYKGSYRFLWYNWFYVLNVVRVREAEPLLSSTKNIDKSRFYGFLHPLLGLGLLNSTGQKWMHRRRILTPTFHFNILNGFHQTFVEECDQLIAALSEDASSGKATKLQPVMSRFTLSTICETSMGVKLSTMAGADEYRQKLYEIGEMLVHRLMRPWLHNNLACILTGYQNALQKLLLPVHFFTTGIINQRRQEFQQTTVDKAEIITEENLYTSTKKRYAMLDSLLLAEQKQQIDGEGIREEVDTFTFEGHDTTASALVFIFFTLAREQQVQERIYEEICEVQNRKSVKDEPFNSQDYADMNFMDRAIKECLRLWPPVPFISRTVSEDIVLSDGNIIPAGVIVNIHIFDLHRDPEQFPDPDVFDADRFLPENVDRRNPYAYVPFSAGPRNCIGQKYAMMELKAVVTHTLRQFRVLPKTRLEEINFVADLVLRSTNPIEVKFVKRTAN